One region of Quercus lobata isolate SW786 chromosome 2, ValleyOak3.0 Primary Assembly, whole genome shotgun sequence genomic DNA includes:
- the LOC115978026 gene encoding flotillin-like protein 4, with protein MYKVASPSEYLVITGVGITDIKLTKKGWVLPGQSFTVFDVSPVNYTFEVQAMSAEKLPFLLPAVFTIGPRVDDEPSLLKYAKLISPHDKLSHHVKELVQGIIEGETRVLAASMTMEEIFKGTKEFKQEVFEKVQLELNQFGLLIYNANVKQLVDVRGHEYFSYLGQKTQMEVANQAKVDVAEARMQGEIGSKLREGQTLQNAAKIDVETKIIATQRQGEGKKEEIKVKAAVKVYENEREAEVAEANADLAKKKAGWTKKAQVSEVEAAKAVALREAELQREVERMNALTRTEKLKAEFLSKASVEYETKVQEANWELYKKQKDAEAVLYEKEKAAEAQKAMAEAAYYTRQQLVDGELYAKKKEAEGLVTLAQAQGIYLRTLLDALGGNYTALRDYLMINKGMFQEIAKINAEAVQGLKPTISIWTNGTGGEAIDDGSAVGGNVAMKEVAGVYRMLPPLFKTVHEQTGMLPPAWLGTLTDSSHSNLN; from the exons ATGTATAAAGTTGCAAGCCCATCAGAATACTTGGTGATCACCGGAGTAGGTATCACAGACATCAAGCTTACTAAGAAAGGATGGGTGCTCCCAGGCCAATCCTTCACAGTCTTCGACGTCTCTCCTGTCAACTACACCTTCGAAGTACAAGCCATGAGTGCCGAGAAGctcccttttcttcttcctGCAGTTTTCACCATCGGTCCTCGCGTGGACGACGAGCCAAGTCTCCTCAAATATGCCAAGCTCATTTCCCCACATGACAAGCTCTCCCACCACGTCAAAGAGCTAGTCCAAGGCATCATCGAGGGGGAGACTCGAGTTCTTGCAGCTTCCATGACCATGGAAGAGATATTCAAAGGAACCAAAGAGTTTAAACAAGAGGTTTTCGAAAAAGTGCAACTTGAACTCAACCAGTTTGGATTGTTGATATACAACGCGAATGTGAAGCAGTTAGTGGACGTGCGTGGACATGAGTACTTCTCTTATTTAGGGCAAAAGACTCAGATGGAAGTGGCTAATCAAGCTAAGGTTGATGTGGCGGAAGCAAGGATGCAAGGAGAGATTGGATCGAAGTTGAGAGAGGGACAGACGCTCCAGAACGCGGCGAAGATAGATGTGGAGACGAAGATTATAGCGACGCAGAGACAAGGAGAGGGGAAGAAGGAGGAGATAAAGGTGAAGGCCGCAGTGAAAGTGtatgagaatgagagagaggcGGAGGTGGCGGAGGCAAACGCAGATTTGGCAAAGAAGAAAGCAGGGTGGACAAAGAAAGCGCAGGTGTCAGAGGTGGAGGCAGCAAAGGCGGTGGCGCTGAGGGAGGCTGAGTTGCAGAGAGAGGTAGAGAGGATGAATGCATTGACCAGGACGGAGAAGCTCAAGGCTGAGTTTTTGAGCAAAGCTAGTGTTGAATATGAGACTAAG GTACAAGAGGCAAATTGGGAGCTGTATAAGAAACAGAAGGATGCGGAAGCAGTTCTCTATGAGAAGGAGAAAGCGGCGGAGGCACAAAAAGCAATGGCTGAGGCAGCATATTATACTCGTCAACAACTTGTAGATGGAGAATTGTACGCGAAGAAGAAGGAGGCTGAGGGGCTTGTGACACTTGCACAAGCCCAAGGCATCTATCTACGCACCCTACTAGATGCATTGGGTGGAAATTATACAGCATTGAGGGACTACCTAATGATAAACAAAGGGATGTTTCAAGAAATTGCCAAGATAAATGCAGAGGCCGTGCAAGGACTAAAACCTACTATTAGCATTTGGACAAATGGGACTGGTGGAGAGGCCATAGATGATGGATCAGCTGTGGGTGGCAATGTGGCTATGAAGGAGGTTGCTGGGGTTTATCGAATGTTGCCACCCTTGTTTAAGACCGTCCATGAACAAACCGGAATGTTGCCGCCAGCATGGTTAGGCACTTTGACTGACTCCAGCCACTCTAATCTCAATTGA